The stretch of DNA AAAAGCTCCACCGCCGACACGACGAAGAGACAACCGAGTCGCCTGAACTCGGACATCAGGTCTCGATGCCGGACGATGTGCTCGATTCGCGCGGTGAAGTCGAACGTGACGTCGGGGAACTCCTCGTGAAGTGCTCGGCAAATGCGCAGACTGTGCGTCGGCCCATTGAGGAAGTCCGGATCCCCGAACGTGATGTGCCGTGCGCCGTGCGCGACCTGCTGACGGATGTCCGCGAGCACCACCGATCGCGGAATCGCGAAGAAGCGGCCCCGATAGACCGGGACCACCGGACAATGGGCGCACGTATGGTGACAGCCGCGTGTCGTCTCCGTGTAACCGGCAGGCACCACCCGTTCTCCGGCCACGAGATGCGCATAGTGCCGCAGCCCCGGCAGTGAATCACGGGCTGGCACCGGGTACTCGAACCGTATCAGAGCCGGCCCCGCCGGTCGCTCGCGCGTGACCACACCCGGCACGTCGACGCTCGTACCGCGTTCCAGGGCTTGGACCAGTCCGAGGAGCGGCAGCTCGATCTCACCACCGATCACACTGTCGGCGATGTGTCGCAAGAGATAATCACGATTGAGCCAGGCGTAGAGACCGTAATAACAGAGATGCGCCGCCGGAGCGACCGCGCGGATTCGCTGGCCGAGGGCGACCCCCAAGCGCAAGGCCGTATGCATCGGGACAGAGATCGCGATCGCCCGCGCTCGCGCGATCGTTTCGTCGTCGAGACGCTGGACCGCGGTGTCCACAGCGACGGGCTGATACCCCGCTGCACGCAGCGTGGCCAGCGGGAGCGCTACGCTCAGCGGCTGGTGACCGAGTTCGTAACAGGAAAGCAGCAGAATCGCGCCAGGCTGACGGAAGTCGGGTCGCCCGTTGGGCGCGTTCACTCCTCTCCGGTCGACTGCCATGCTGACCTCCGCAACCCTCCGGTAAGCGTAACATGTCGCCCACCTGCTCGCCGGTCCCCGGCTCACCCACCCGCTGGCCCTGCGCCGGTTGCTCGGAGCGATTCCAGCGACAGTGGGCATCGGCGAACGTCAGCAGCGCTCCCGCTGCCTGCCACTCGACCGAGTGCAGTGCTACACTCAGAGGCCAATCGTGTCGTTGGGTGGGGGGAGGAAGATGACCCGAGGTACCGTCGCACCGGAGATTTCGTCGCGTGTCCGTTCGATCCCGCCGTCACCGATCCGCGGTCTCGCGCCGCTCGCCGAAGCTGCCAAAGCACGCGGAATTCACGTCATCCACCTCAATATCGGTCAACCCGATCTACCTCCCCCACCGGGAGTCGCGGCGGCGCTGGCTGCAGCTGCGACGCAACCGCCGGTCTACACGGCGTCACAGGGTATTCCCCAACTACTGGACGCCTGGGCGCGGTACTACGAGCGCATCGGCCTTGCCATCTCACCCGAGCAGGTAGTCGCCACCGGCGGTGCGAGCGAGGCATTGTCGCTCGCGGTTCTGGCCACGACCGACCCCGGTGACCGCATTCTGGTGCCGGAACCGTTCTACGCGCCGTACTATGGCATCCTCGCTGCCGCTGGTGTCGAACTGGTACCGATCCCGGCCCCCGAACGATACGGGCCGGTCACTCCGCAGGCGATCCAGGAACGACTGGGACCGCGCACCCGAGGAATCCTGCTTTGTAGCCCTGCCAACCCGACCGGTACGCTGTACGAGCGCGACCAGTTCGCTGCTATTGCTGAACTGGCCCGCGAGCATGGGCTGTTTTTCTATAGCGACGAGACGTATCGCGAGCTGGTCTTCCGCGGCTCACGCGCGGCGAGCGCCCTGGAAATGCCAGGACTGGAGCAGCACGTCATCGTCATCGACAGTGTTTCCAAGCGCTTCAACGCCTGTGGTCTGCGCATCGGCGCTCTCATCAGTCGGAATCCGGATGTCATTGCGGCTGCTGTCTCGCTCGCCGAACTCCGCTTGTCTCTCCCTCTCCCTGCTCAACTCGCCGCTGCGGCTGCCCTCGAGGCCCCGGCCACCTACGTTGCCGAGGTCGTCACCACCTACCGACGACGCCGCGACGCAGCGCTGGCTGCGCTGGCGCGGCTCCCTGGTGTCCACGTCGTGCCACCCGATGGCGCGCTGTATCTCGTCGCCGAGCTTCCGGTCGACGATGCGGCGCACTTTGCCGCCTGGCTCCTGACCGATTTCACTCATCATGGCGAGACGGTCATGCTCGCACCGCTCAGCGGTTTCTTCGCGACACCGGGAGCAGGTCGGAACGCTGTCCGCCTCGCGCTCGTTCAGCCGGAGCCGGTACTCGAGCACGCCGCCGAACTGCTCGGCGAAGCACTGGCTCGGTATTCCGGTCGCACGACCTGAATCCCGCGAGGCCACCAGACCAGCGAGGGGCGATCGACCGCACGCCGCAGTCCTGGCTGACCCTGCTGCCTCACCCCGATGAGGACGTGGAGGCCTTCGTCGGTCGTCGCGGAAACAGCCCCTCGATCTCGTAGAACTCGTACATGCGCAACATCTGCTGCAACTCAGGATCGGCGTGGCGGTAGAGTCCCTCCATGAGCCCATTTGCAACGACCGGGTCGAACAGCTTATGGAACTTGTTGTTCTGGATAGCGATGAACAGCTTGTAGAGATCGATCAGTTCAGTGGAACTCAGCGGAGTCTCGCGGTCGGTCTTGATCACGCGTCCACTGGCCATCCGTACCCGCAGCCCATGCTGCTGGGCGAAGCGGTTGAGTTGCTGCTCGAACTCGAGCGCCACACGCGGATAATCGAAAAGGACAAGCTTCAGATAGATCGACTCGACAGCCAGCGTGAACAGCTCGATGATCTTCACCCGGTTCGGCGGCACCGCCTCGACCAGACCCAGTCGGTACAAACGGTACAGCGCCCGCGCTGTCTCGAACTGGGTCCAACCCACCTCGCGGGCGATCGTCGCCACGTCCCGCTGCCCATCTACCTGCTGGTAAATTGTGTCGAGTTCCGGCGGGATCGGCCGCTCCACCTTGCGACGCCGAAAAATCACCGAGACCGAGGGGATGACCGGGCTGAACTGGATCCACTCGTCGACTCGACGTGTTCCCTCCAGGACTAGTTGCAAGCTGTCGACGCTCACGGGGATGCCGTCCTCGTACAGGCATTCTCCGGCGCGGAAAGTGAACCGACAGTTCCGCCACAAGAACAGGGTATAGATCGCAACTTCCAGCTGCTGCTCGCGACAGCGTTCGATATCCTCCGGGACGATCCGCCCTCGCTCGAGCAGGTGCGTCAGGAGGCTTTCCTCGTCCGGGTGCTCTGCTTGCAACTGCTCCAGCTCCCGACCGCTCAGCCGTCCCGCCCGAACGAGGAGCTCGATCAAGGTCGGCAAGCGCGACCCAGCGGCCACATAGGTGATACGCCCCCGCTCGAAGGTGATCGTGCGCGTGTTCCAGCCTTGGATCAGTGTCAGTGTTCCTGTCTTGTGCGTGTACCCGATCATCTGGAGAAGATCGGAAAGCGTGAACGCTCCCAAGCGCCCTTCCAAATCGGGACCGAGCGAGTCGTTTCCCGGTCGTTTCGTCGTCGCCCCACTCATGGTCGCACGAGTTCCACTGCTGCCCGGCCCTCGTTGCCTGCTCGATCGACAGCACGGACTTCGAGTCGGAGCGGTGGGCCTGGTAACGGCCACGGCGTCTCCCACAGTGTGATCCATTCGTCGGCCCCCGGCAATGGATCGAGGGTACCGATCTCCTGCCCGTCCACCCACAACCCGACGCGTTCGATCCCGCCGAGATCGCTGATTCGTGCCCGCACGGTCAGGAACCGCCTCTCCACACGGCTTCCTGCCTCTGGCCGCTCGATCACCACCTGTGGTGCCTGGCGATCCCAGGCGAGCGCTCGCCACGCCGCACGAGCGATCGCTGCATATCCCGCGTTGGTCGGATGGATATCGACCGGCCACCAGGTCCACTCGCCCGTCCGGCCCCGGAACTCCTTGTCCAGATCGACCACGAGCGCCCCGACTGACTCCGCACCAGCTCGGATCGCCCGATCGAACTGCGCGATCCACCAGCTGTCGCTCCGCGGTGCCCTGGCATCCCCTTCGGTCGGGTCGTAGAGCGTGAGGGCCAGGAGCGGAACATCGCCGACAGCGCTGCGGATCACCCGCATCGCCTCGGCATAGTTCGCCTCGAAGGCTGCAAGTTGCTCCTCCCGTTCGACCTCATCGGCGGCTCGGAGTTGGAGAAGATCGTTCCCACCCAGACTGATCAGCACGAAGCGGATCGCCCGCCCCTCTGCTCGCAGGCGAGCCACCGTCTGGCGCAGTCGTTCCGCTTGCCCACCGCGCAGAAACGATTCGGTGCGTTCTCCCGGCACCGCGAGACTCACGAGCTCGCTCTTCTCCCCCCAGTAGGTGCTCGCCCACTCGCAGAGCAGCGCGGCCGCACTTCGTTCTCGCGGCAACGTACTTCCCACACCGGCAGCGAGCGAGTCACCTACCGCCAAGCACGCGCTCGGCGGTGCGGCGGCCGAGCCGAACGGCACCGCGGCCAAAATCACCATCCCCACGAGGACGAGGCGACGTATGCCGGACAGCATCATCGGCTCGTTCCGACAGGAACCCCGATGCGACGCATCGTCGTCGCGACCAACTCGCGTACTTCCTCGTGACTGAGCGCTGCCAGCGCCTCCTCCACGTCCATGAGCACGGTATCCCGCCCCAGGTGCTGCGCGAATGCTGGCCCGGGCTTCGCCTGGACGAGCATGTAAACGACACGCCGCCGCTTGCCGCCCGCCTCGAACTCGAGCGCCCCTGCCCAGCCGATCAGCTCGGCGATCAAACCCATCTCCTCGGCCACCTCGCGCAAGGCAGCACGGTAGGCCGCCTCGCCCGGCTCGATGTGCCCTTTCGGGAGTACCAGTGTCCCATCACGAGCACGCCGGATCGCGAGCTTCCTTTCCTCGGGCAGCCACACCACGGCACCCGCTTGCGGAACCACCAGGTCGTCCGCACGACCGAACGCCGAAAGCTCCAACTCCGCCCGCAACTTGGCGTAGGTCACGGGAATCAGCTCAGGAATCACCATCGTGTTCGCCAGGATGGGCATGAAGTTGGCATCCCCCTGCCAACGCGGCACCACGTGCACATGCACATGGTCGCTGATCCCCGCCCCCGCGACCGCACCGAGGTTGAGGCCGATGTTGAAACCATCGCACCGTAAGGCCCGGCGCTGCGCTGTCGTGAGCCATGCCACCAGTTCGAAAAGCTCAGCGATCGTCGCCGGATCGAGTTCGGCCAAGTCCGCCACGTGGTCGAAGGGTACCGCCATCGCGTGTCCCGTGTTGTAGGGGAAGAGGTTCATGATCAGGTACGCCCGCCGCCCGCGCAGCAGGATCAGTTCTCCGACATCGTCACCGAGCGCCGGCTTCTCGCAGAAGATGCAACCCCGATGGCGTATCTCTCCCTCCACATAGCGCAGTCGCCACGGCGCCCAGAGTCGTTCCATCTCCTCCGCTCCTCGTCCAGCCACGTGCCCTGGCTCGGTCGCGTCAATCCTAGCACCGTGATCGGTCTGCCCGAGACACTTCTTCGTCAGCTCCCTGTCGCTCTCGAGAGCGATTGCTGCCACAGCTGGGGCAGTCCACCCGCTCTGCTCTCTTCCCGTCTCGGACGAGCGATCAGCGGAACGCTCCTCGTCCGGTCGTTCGGCGCTTCCCACCGTGTTGCTCGATCGATCCCGATGCGGTCGCCGCGATCCTTCTCGACAGGATCGGTGTGCGTCCGTACCGTGTGTCCTCCGCTATACTACCGGCAGCACGACGCGTTGCCTGGGGGGCACGATGCGCGACGACGCGGCGGCAACGCACGGCGAAGGGGAGTCGGGATTGGCGGTACGCAGCACCTCGGTGATCGCTCCGCGACGCCGGCGCTCCTTCTGGCGTGTCTGGATACCGCGCTTCGCTCAAGCGCTCCTCGATGGGATATTACTGGCCATCGCTTTCTGGCTCGCTTATCTGATCCGGTACCACTGGGAATTCGGTGGCGAGGTTCCGTCTTCGTTCATCCAGCCCTTCAGCGCCTTCGTCGGACGCACGGCGCTCTTCGTCACCGCCACGCTGCTGATTCTCGCGCTCCGCGGACTGTACCGTCTCCCACGTTGGACGAGTTTTCTCGATGAGGCCTCGATCATCGCCAGTGGTGTCACCACCGGCATGGCGATCACCATCCTGTACAGTTTCCTGTCGCGCTTTTCCCCTTCGCGGCTGATCTTCATCTACGCCTGGCTCTTGGCCATCGTCCTGCTTGTGACCCAACGTTTGATCGGTCGTTGGATCCGCTCTTGGCTCTGGGCCCACGATCGAGGCGTCGACCGTGTGGTCGTCATCGGGAGCGGTCCAGCAGCCCGCCGCATCATGCAGTATCTCTACAATCATCCGCGTCTCGGCTACCGCGTTCTCGGCTACGTCGATCTGGAGCCACCGCTCGAGCCGCTGGCACTCGGCACCGAGCGGGGAGTCGTGCAACCGCCTTACCTCGGTACCCTCGACGAGGTCGTCGATCTGATTCGCCGGACCGATGTCGACGAGGTGATCGTCGCACTGCCGCCCGCTCATCACGATCGTGTCCTCGAGATCGTCGAGCAGTGCCGCGAACTCGATGTCGCCTTCTCCCTGGTACCGGACCTTTTCGAACTCGCACTCGATCGCGTCCAGATCAGCGAGGTGGCAGGGCTCCCGCTGATCGGCATCAAGGAAAGCCAGCTCCAGGGATGGAACTGGTTCGTCAAGCGTACGATGGATATCCTCATCGCCTCCATGGTTCTCGTCCTGGCGGCCCCGCTCATGCTGCTCATCGCCCTCGCCATCAAGCTCGATTCTCCCGGCCCCGTCCTTTTCCGTCAGACCCGGATCGGGAAAGGCGGCAAGCCGTTCACGCTCTACAAATTCCGCTCGATGTACGACGGTGCTGAGCGCCTCCAAGAATCCCTCCAGCGCGCGACCGGGCGCGGTCCCCTGCTGTTCAAGCTCCGCCAGGATCCGCGCGTCACGCGTGTCGGACGTTTCCTGCGCCGCACCAGTCTGGACGAACTCCCGCAGTTCTTCAACGTGCTCAAGGGAGAGATGAGCGTCGTCGGACCACGCCCCCCGGTCCCGGAAGAGGTCGCCGAGTACCAGGACTGGCACCTGCAGCGACTCCTCGTCACCCCTGGCCTCACCGGTCTTTGGCAAGTGAATGGGCGCAGCGACCTCACCTTCGACGAAATGGTCCGGCTCGACCTCTACTACGTCGAAAACTGGTCACCCTGGCTCGACCTCAAGGTCATCTTGCGGACTGTCCCCGTCGTCCTCACCGGCCGCGGCGCATACTGATCCGCCCTCTCGAGGGTTCACCCGTTCGCTGCTCATTCCGGGGCAGCACGCACGTTCTCCCGCGCGCTGACCTGCGCTCGGGCTCTCACGCGGCCAGTTACCCGTCAACGCAGCGCACGAGGATCGTCCTGAGCACCCTCTGGTGAACGATCGGGCGACGACGCATCAGGAATCGATCGCCCGATGTGGTACACTCGTTCGGAGCATTCAGTCAGTTCCGTTCTGCGCTCGGTGGGAACCGAGCGGTCAGGAGTCTCCGATGACACCGTGGATCGAACAAGAGCTCGCCAGACATCGCCGGCGAGAACTCGAAGCGGAGGCCGATGCCTACCGGCGCGCGAGTAGCCTGCAACCAGCTGCCACGTCGTGGCGGAAGCGCCTCGGTACTGCCGTCATTCGCGCCGGACAGTGGATCGCTGGCTCGCCCACTCCGGCCTGACTCCCCTTGCACTCTCCCTCGCGAACTGCCCGGCTGCGCTATCATGGGGCGGGGAAGCGAGGGGTGCGCAGCGTGCGCGTTGCCATCGTCCACGACTATCTGAACCAATACGGGGGAGCCGAGCGCGTCCTGGAAGCGCTTCATGACCTCTATCCCGATGCACCGATCTATACATCCCTCTATGCACCCGACCGCCTGCCTGCTTTCTACCGGACGTGGGACATCCGTACTACCTGGCTCCAGCGGTTTCCAGGGAGTCGCCGGCGCCATCAGCTCTATCTGCCGCTGTATCCCCTCGCTTTTTCGGGACTCCGCCTGGGAAACTACGACCTCGTGATCAGTTCCTCGAGCGCCTTCGCCAAGGGTGTCCACGTTCGACCCGGCACTCTCCACATCTGCTATTGCCACAGTCCGATGCGCTTCGCCTGGAACTTCGAGCAATACGCTGCCCGCGAAGCGCTCCCCGTCTGGCTCCGCCGGCTCCTGCCACCGCTCATGGCCTGGCTGCGTCGCTGGGATCGCGCCACTGCCCAGCGGCTCGACGCGATCGCCGTCAACTCTCGTGCCGTCGCCGAACGCGTCCGGCGCTTTTGGGGACGCGAGGCGACCGTTATCCACCCACCAGTCTCCATCGACCGCGTGCAGCCGCTCCCGCCCGACGAGGTCGGCGACTATTTCCTCGTCGTCTCGCGCCTCGTCCCCTACAAGCGACTCGATCTCGTCATCGAGGCCTGTAATCAGCTGCGTCTCCCGCTCAAGATCATCGGGGACGGGCGTGATCGCCCAGCGCTGGAACGACTGGCAGGCCCGACGATCGAGTTCCTCGGCGCTGTCCCGGACGAGGAGAAGTTCGCTCTCCTGGCACGCTGTCGTGCCGCGGTCTTTCCTGCTGAGGACGACTTCGGCATCGCTCAGGTCGAGGTCCAAGCCGCGGGCCGCCCAGCTATCGCACTGGCCCGCGGAGGCGCCACCGAAACGGTCGTCGATGGCGTGACCGGTGTCCTCTTCCCCGAACAGACGGTCGATTCGCTCATCGCTGCCTTCCGCCGCTTCGCCCAGCTCACCTTCGATCCCTCGACGATTCGCGCGCATGCCGAGCGTTTCCGACCCGAGCGCTTCGCTGCCGAGTTCACTGCCTTCGTCCAGGCACGCCTGGTTCGGCAGCTCCACCCCGCCGAGCGGAAGGAGGCTCTCGCCCGGTGGAACTGAAGGCCTATCTGGCGATCCTCTGGCGTCAGCGCTGGCTCGTCCTCTTCGTGCCAGCCGTCGCACTCCTGGCCATCATCGTACAAGCCATCCGCTATCAGCCACGCTATACCGCGAGCGCAGCCGTTATCGTCACGCGCCTGCCGCAGGAGACGCCTGCCGATCAGTACCGCTACGATGAGTATTATCTCTATCTGACCAACGAGTATACGGTCGATGATTTCACCGAGGTCGTCCGCGGAAACGTCTTTGCGAGCGATGTCGCCCAGCGTGCGACCGCCGCTTTGGGTACTCCCATCACACCGGGGGAAGTCCAGGGCAGCTTCTCGGTGACGCGCCGGAACCGAGCCGTCCTCCTGTCCGTCTCTGCACCCGATGCCCAGCGCGCCGTCGCCATCGCCCAGGCTGCGGTCGCCGCTTTGCGCGAGCGCGGCACACAGTACTTCGGCTTCAATGACCCAGCCCGTCAGGTCATCGTCCAGGTGATCGACGACCCGCAGAGTGCGGTACCCGATACCACGCGTACTCGCCTCCTCTGGGCGATCCAGCTCGTCCTCGCCTTCGTCATCGGCGTCTTTCTCGCTTTCCTGGCCGATTCCCTCTCCGACGCACTCCACGACCCCGAAGACGTTCGACGCGCGCTCGACCTCCCAGTCGTGACAGTCATTCCTGCTCCCCCCGAGAGGAGAGGCCGTGCGTCCTGAGGAGTACCTGGCTATCGTCTTGCGTCGTTGGTGGGTCGTTCTCCTGGCTGGCCTCGTGGCCGCCGCCGTGGCTTTCTTCTACAGCAGCTCCATGCCACCGACGTATCAGGTCAGTGTCCGTCTCATGGCGGTCGCCCAGCCACCCGACTACTGGCTCGATCTCTACGCCAAAAACCGGTTAGCATCCTTCCAGGATCTCATCCGCAACGGTGACTTCGTCGCCAGCGCTCTGGCCCGAGCGGGGCTCTCCGCTGATCCTGGTCAGGTCCTCGGCTCGCTCCAGCTCGGTCGTAATCAGGACAGCAATGTCATCCAACTCGTGGTGACCGACACTGACCCGGCTCGCGCGGCGCGCGTCGCCAATGCCCTCGCTGATGCCTTCGTGGCCCAGACGATGGCTGAGAACCAGCGGATCCTCGAACAGTTCCGCGACCCGTTCGGCCAGCGCATCCAGGGGACCGTCACGGTTCTCAAGCTGGACACCGCCTCGCCACCCAGTGTCCCGGTCGGGCCACGCACGCGCCTCAACACTATTGGCGGGCTCGTGCTCGGTCTCGCCTTCGGCATTCTGGTCACCTTCGGGATCGAGTATTTCGAGGACGTTTTGCGGACGGCACGCGAAACCACGCGCGCACTCGGCCTGCCCGTTCTCAGCGAGATCCGGCTGGCACGCGATCGACGATCGAGACGTGTGGAGGAGACGATGCCCAAGCTGGTCGTGCTCGAGGAACCGTTGTCCGCTGCTGCTGAGTCCTACCGGACGCTCCGTGCGAGCGTACTCG from Thermomicrobium roseum DSM 5159 encodes:
- a CDS encoding CUAEP/CCAEP-tail radical SAM (seleno)protein encodes the protein MAVDRRGVNAPNGRPDFRQPGAILLLSCYELGHQPLSVALPLATLRAAGYQPVAVDTAVQRLDDETIARARAIAISVPMHTALRLGVALGQRIRAVAPAAHLCYYGLYAWLNRDYLLRHIADSVIGGEIELPLLGLVQALERGTSVDVPGVVTRERPAGPALIRFEYPVPARDSLPGLRHYAHLVAGERVVPAGYTETTRGCHHTCAHCPVVPVYRGRFFAIPRSVVLADIRQQVAHGARHITFGDPDFLNGPTHSLRICRALHEEFPDVTFDFTARIEHIVRHRDLMSEFRRLGCLFVVSAVELLSEPALQAIRKGHTRADVIEALRICDAAGIALRPSLLPFTPWTTLDDYLDLLQFIEDEELIEHVDAVHLSIRLLIPPGSALLEQPDVLPYLGPLDEANFTYTWRHPDQRMDALQRRVAAVVEQATREGWDPYEMFAVVRAAAYEAAGRRAPSTPPKRRTKRPEPPRLTESWFC
- a CDS encoding pyridoxal phosphate-dependent aminotransferase, whose product is MTRGTVAPEISSRVRSIPPSPIRGLAPLAEAAKARGIHVIHLNIGQPDLPPPPGVAAALAAAATQPPVYTASQGIPQLLDAWARYYERIGLAISPEQVVATGGASEALSLAVLATTDPGDRILVPEPFYAPYYGILAAAGVELVPIPAPERYGPVTPQAIQERLGPRTRGILLCSPANPTGTLYERDQFAAIAELAREHGLFFYSDETYRELVFRGSRAASALEMPGLEQHVIVIDSVSKRFNACGLRIGALISRNPDVIAAAVSLAELRLSLPLPAQLAAAAALEAPATYVAEVVTTYRRRRDAALAALARLPGVHVVPPDGALYLVAELPVDDAAHFAAWLLTDFTHHGETVMLAPLSGFFATPGAGRNAVRLALVQPEPVLEHAAELLGEALARYSGRTT
- a CDS encoding DUF4388 domain-containing protein translates to MSGATTKRPGNDSLGPDLEGRLGAFTLSDLLQMIGYTHKTGTLTLIQGWNTRTITFERGRITYVAAGSRLPTLIELLVRAGRLSGRELEQLQAEHPDEESLLTHLLERGRIVPEDIERCREQQLEVAIYTLFLWRNCRFTFRAGECLYEDGIPVSVDSLQLVLEGTRRVDEWIQFSPVIPSVSVIFRRRKVERPIPPELDTIYQQVDGQRDVATIAREVGWTQFETARALYRLYRLGLVEAVPPNRVKIIELFTLAVESIYLKLVLFDYPRVALEFEQQLNRFAQQHGLRVRMASGRVIKTDRETPLSSTELIDLYKLFIAIQNNKFHKLFDPVVANGLMEGLYRHADPELQQMLRMYEFYEIEGLFPRRPTKASTSSSG
- a CDS encoding GDSL-type esterase/lipase family protein, whose product is MLSGIRRLVLVGMVILAAVPFGSAAAPPSACLAVGDSLAAGVGSTLPRERSAAALLCEWASTYWGEKSELVSLAVPGERTESFLRGGQAERLRQTVARLRAEGRAIRFVLISLGGNDLLQLRAADEVEREEQLAAFEANYAEAMRVIRSAVGDVPLLALTLYDPTEGDARAPRSDSWWIAQFDRAIRAGAESVGALVVDLDKEFRGRTGEWTWWPVDIHPTNAGYAAIARAAWRALAWDRQAPQVVIERPEAGSRVERRFLTVRARISDLGGIERVGLWVDGQEIGTLDPLPGADEWITLWETPWPLPGPPLRLEVRAVDRAGNEGRAAVELVRP
- a CDS encoding NUDIX domain-containing protein, giving the protein MERLWAPWRLRYVEGEIRHRGCIFCEKPALGDDVGELILLRGRRAYLIMNLFPYNTGHAMAVPFDHVADLAELDPATIAELFELVAWLTTAQRRALRCDGFNIGLNLGAVAGAGISDHVHVHVVPRWQGDANFMPILANTMVIPELIPVTYAKLRAELELSAFGRADDLVVPQAGAVVWLPEERKLAIRRARDGTLVLPKGHIEPGEAAYRAALREVAEEMGLIAELIGWAGALEFEAGGKRRRVVYMLVQAKPGPAFAQHLGRDTVLMDVEEALAALSHEEVRELVATTMRRIGVPVGTSR
- a CDS encoding undecaprenyl-phosphate glucose phosphotransferase translates to MRDDAAATHGEGESGLAVRSTSVIAPRRRRSFWRVWIPRFAQALLDGILLAIAFWLAYLIRYHWEFGGEVPSSFIQPFSAFVGRTALFVTATLLILALRGLYRLPRWTSFLDEASIIASGVTTGMAITILYSFLSRFSPSRLIFIYAWLLAIVLLVTQRLIGRWIRSWLWAHDRGVDRVVVIGSGPAARRIMQYLYNHPRLGYRVLGYVDLEPPLEPLALGTERGVVQPPYLGTLDEVVDLIRRTDVDEVIVALPPAHHDRVLEIVEQCRELDVAFSLVPDLFELALDRVQISEVAGLPLIGIKESQLQGWNWFVKRTMDILIASMVLVLAAPLMLLIALAIKLDSPGPVLFRQTRIGKGGKPFTLYKFRSMYDGAERLQESLQRATGRGPLLFKLRQDPRVTRVGRFLRRTSLDELPQFFNVLKGEMSVVGPRPPVPEEVAEYQDWHLQRLLVTPGLTGLWQVNGRSDLTFDEMVRLDLYYVENWSPWLDLKVILRTVPVVLTGRGAY
- a CDS encoding glycosyltransferase, which produces MRSVRVAIVHDYLNQYGGAERVLEALHDLYPDAPIYTSLYAPDRLPAFYRTWDIRTTWLQRFPGSRRRHQLYLPLYPLAFSGLRLGNYDLVISSSSAFAKGVHVRPGTLHICYCHSPMRFAWNFEQYAAREALPVWLRRLLPPLMAWLRRWDRATAQRLDAIAVNSRAVAERVRRFWGREATVIHPPVSIDRVQPLPPDEVGDYFLVVSRLVPYKRLDLVIEACNQLRLPLKIIGDGRDRPALERLAGPTIEFLGAVPDEEKFALLARCRAAVFPAEDDFGIAQVEVQAAGRPAIALARGGATETVVDGVTGVLFPEQTVDSLIAAFRRFAQLTFDPSTIRAHAERFRPERFAAEFTAFVQARLVRQLHPAERKEALARWN
- a CDS encoding YveK family protein; amino-acid sequence: MELKAYLAILWRQRWLVLFVPAVALLAIIVQAIRYQPRYTASAAVIVTRLPQETPADQYRYDEYYLYLTNEYTVDDFTEVVRGNVFASDVAQRATAALGTPITPGEVQGSFSVTRRNRAVLLSVSAPDAQRAVAIAQAAVAALRERGTQYFGFNDPARQVIVQVIDDPQSAVPDTTRTRLLWAIQLVLAFVIGVFLAFLADSLSDALHDPEDVRRALDLPVVTVIPAPPERRGRAS
- a CDS encoding polysaccharide biosynthesis tyrosine autokinase; the protein is MRPEEYLAIVLRRWWVVLLAGLVAAAVAFFYSSSMPPTYQVSVRLMAVAQPPDYWLDLYAKNRLASFQDLIRNGDFVASALARAGLSADPGQVLGSLQLGRNQDSNVIQLVVTDTDPARAARVANALADAFVAQTMAENQRILEQFRDPFGQRIQGTVTVLKLDTASPPSVPVGPRTRLNTIGGLVLGLAFGILVTFGIEYFEDVLRTARETTRALGLPVLSEIRLARDRRSRRVEETMPKLVVLEEPLSAAAESYRTLRASVLGREAAGASCRTILVCGIGRDSRDAASVAANLAAALAIAGERTLLVDADLRQPSLHTLLPSSPSTGLAEALLSSEERPIPSQPTPVSELALIPAGTLPAGTNPADLLARAPSLARLAQLRERADRVVLHTAPLPECGEALVLSRLADGVLLVVRSGRTSRSIAQRAKEQLERVGASLIGVVLLTG